In a single window of the Perca flavescens isolate YP-PL-M2 chromosome 18, PFLA_1.0, whole genome shotgun sequence genome:
- the LOC114573608 gene encoding trace amine-associated receptor 1-like, with amino-acid sequence MDMGISINRTNELTVIHPCYKIDASSVLTSNPSGICVLLHIFIGSLSVVTVCGNLLVIISIIYFKQLHTPTNYLILSLAVADLLVGFLVIPLTMEFSGTLCLYYEDLFCKVRSTFDVSLCTSSILNLCCISIDRYYAVCQPLTYRTKINDYVAVIMISVSWGVSVVIVISFIIVGINHEKCAPTCLINAIMANIFGLIFSFYLPVIIMLCIYLKIFLVAQKQARSIQNTTCQSKTSGATVSKNERKATKTLAIVMGIFLICWLPFFLCTTVLSFSHVYVPLPLIELLNWLALSNSMLNPFIYAFFYSWFRSAFRMIISGKIIQDDFTNSKLL; translated from the coding sequence ATGGATATGGGAATCAGCATTAACAGGACTAATGAGCTTACTGTGATACATCCCTGCTATAAAATAGATGCCTCTTCCGTACTGACAAGCAACCCTTCCGGAATATGTGTATTGTTACATATTTTCATTGGCTCATTATCTGTTGTAACTGTATGTGGAAATCTTCTTGTAATAATCTCCATAATTTACTTCAAACAGCTCCACACTCCTACTAACTACCTtattctctctctggctgtggCTGACCTGCTTGTTGGCTTTTTAGTCATTCCTCTCACCATGGAATTCTCAGGAACATTATGTCTGTACTATGAAGATTTGTTTTGTAAAGTACGGAGCACCTTTGATGTATCGCTGTGCACATCTTCTATTCTAAACTTGTGTTGTATTTCTATTGACAGATATTATGCTGTGTGTCAGCCTCTGACCTATAGaactaaaataaatgattatgttGCTGTCATCATGATCTCAGTTAGCTGGGGGGTTTCTGTCGTAATTGTAATTAGCTTCATAATTGTAGGAATAAACCATGAAAAATGTGCCCCAACATGTTTAATTAATGCTATAATGGCAAACATTTTTGGacttattttctcattttacctcCCAGTGATCATAATGCTCTGTATCTACCTAAAGATTTTCCTTGTTGCACAGAAACAGGCACGTAGCATCCAGAACACAACCTGTCAGAGCAAAACGTCTGGAGCAACTGTCAGTAAGAATGAAAGAAAAGCTACCAAAACTCTGGCTATCGTTATGGGAATCTTTTTGATTTGTTggcttcctttctttctttgtacTACCGTCCTTTCTTTCAGTCATGTCTATGTGCCACTTCCTTTGATTGAATTACTTAACTGGCTTGCACTGTCAAATTCAATGCTCAATCCATTTATTTATGCTTTCTTTTACAGCTGGTTCAGATCAGCTTTCAGAATGATCATTTCTGGGAAAATAATTCAAGATGATTTTACCAACTCAAAACTGCTCTGA